Genomic DNA from Modestobacter versicolor:
GGTGGCGAAGAACTCCGAGGGCAAGCGGTCGGTCGGCGGCCGCAAGCACGCCGTCCGCCGGCACGACGCCGACGGGACGGCGACGGCGGAGGTGGTCAGCGCCTCGCCGGTGACCGCCGAGCCGCACGACCGCGAGCTGGTCGTGCCGCTGGTCCGCGGCGGCGAGCTGGTGGAGCGCCGGACCCCCGCCGAGGCGCTGACCGCGGCGCGGGAGCTGCACGAGCGGGTGCGCGGCACGCTGCCGCAGGAGGCGTGGTCGCTGTCCCGCGGCGAGCCGGTGCTGGAGACGCTCGACCGCTGAGCGGGCAGGATGGGGACATGACGCGCGCACTGGTGATCGTCGACGTCCAGAACGACTTCTGCGAGGGCGGCAGCCTCGCCGTGGCCGGCGGCACGGCCGTCGCGCGGGCGATCAGCGCGCACGTCCCGACCGCCGGGTACGCGCACGTCGTCGCCACCCGCGACCACCACGTCGACCCCGGCGGGCACTTCGCCGCCGAGCCGGACTTCCTGGAGACCTGGCCCGCGCACTGCGTCGTCGGCACCTCCGGCGTGGAGCTGCACGCCGACCTGGACCGCCGGCCGATCGAGGCGGTCTTCGACAAGGGCGAGTACGAGGCGGCCTACTCCG
This window encodes:
- a CDS encoding isochorismatase family protein, producing the protein MTRALVIVDVQNDFCEGGSLAVAGGTAVARAISAHVPTAGYAHVVATRDHHVDPGGHFAAEPDFLETWPAHCVVGTSGVELHADLDRRPIEAVFDKGEYEAAYSGFEGSFDGQGLADWLRAHDVDELDVVGIATDHCVRATALDAVGAGFATRVLLHLTAGVSQASTDAALDQLRTAGVELEGAVHQAG